The sequence TTTAAAAGGATGTTTACTTATTCATCTTTAGTGAAGAATACCATTACAAGTCATAATATGCATGTAAATTACAAGTTATTCTCTCGATTCTTAAACTGCTGACAAAACATGAATTTAATGATGTGTatgtaaaaaaagatttttgcaATATCAAGAggggtaatatattctataaacAACGATTAACTTTACAAATgagaaataatttttaaagtcattgtTCTTAGCTATTTGCAGTTGAGTTCAATCAAAATTCTAACAAGAgaatataaaaatttgacaaaatataatgtctgatatttaattaaaaataaaaaaaaaataaaaaaatataagattcCATAGCAAGTTATTCCTAAATCAATCCTATGACTAACTCTTACCTCTAATATATTCCAATATTTCTGATGAtcatacaataaatacaatgtcTTCTACCAAGCAAGAAAGAATACAAATCTTCTGACAGATGCACAATAATTATAGAGGGTGTCATCTTAACAATAAAGTTGCTCTCTTTATTGGCAATGTTGATGATGAATAGTGGTATTACTGACATTCTGTTTATGATAGAATCTGGAGTGGTTCTCTCAGCAAATCTATCTGCAAATGACAAATGGATGCCAACATTGACAAGATGTTAATTTCCttgataaaaatcaattaatgttATTGTTTCCATGATTTTGTTACTTCTTTATGATTAGCATTTTCAACCTTCATTGGAAATTTCCCCCTTTTAATTATGAGAATGCaattaaagtttgttaaatattaaaaacattgtcAATAGGTCACAATGCCCTTCTTCAAGGTTCTCATAAATCCAACTgatgaacaaagaaaaataaatattttcaaaatgaaaatagtgGCAAAGTgatttttatgttaattttattgtttccaTATGTtatgtacaaataaaacaagttttatAATCTTCTTTTGaccatttattaaaatatgtgcTTGTACAATGGTGAAAACTTGGGATAACAAATAAAAACCTCTCTTCTTTCAAAATCATTCCACTTTTTTGACAGATGCTAAGCGGGGAAATAGCATAGTAGTAAAAGCAAATACAATACCTTTAATATAGACAATTCATGATATGATAAGAATAATTTATGGTATCTTATCTATTTGTTTCCCTAGAAGATTTCCTGTATATTTATATGAGGTTACTTACAGATATGAAATATGAATgcattttctttgatatttacAAATCATCATACAAGTCTTAAAAGCTGGTACAAATGTAGTAATAATATGAGGCTTTTTGTGCATTTCAACCCTGTATGGTGCCAAGTACAACTCAAATTCATATGAGGAACAGAGATTactaaaattgtgaaaaaaatgactataaacgGCAATAACTCCTTGTGAGGCCAACTGACCTTTGTTTtgtcgacttatttgtaaatcttacttttttgaaaaatttattacTGTTCACAGTTTATGTCTTTCAATAATaacatttaagataataaccaaaaatggcaaaatttctttaaaagtaccaattcaggggcagcaacccaacaaacgtttgtctgatttatctgaaaatttcagggcagtatTAGATATTGACCTGCTAAACAATGTAATctctttgtcagatttgctctaaatgctttgttttgagagatataagccaaaatctacattttacccctatgttctatttctagCCATGGCAACTTTCTAGGTTGGCTGGCCAGGTCATTGAACACATttgttaaactagatacccaaataatgattgtggccaagtttggttaaatttggccaatcagtttcagagaagatttttgtaaaagtttacggtcGGTCGatggatgccaagtgatgagaaaagctcacttggccaggtgagctaaaaataagaaataaactgtGTAAACAGCATATTGGCAGTACAATGTAATTCATCAATTTTATTAGAGTGGAAAATCCATGACTTAAGCACATTTGTATTTCTGTTCTGAATAATTTCTGAATGCTAGTAAAACTCATAACCAAACAAAAGACTACTATAAAACAGGATATAAACTATGATGCTCAGATACATAATTGAGAAAATGTAGGTCACTGTGATACACATTTGGAAATACATAATGAGAAACTGTAGTAGTTCTACATCATTATCAAATTACAAAGTTTTAAGcaaagaaatattaaaagcaAGAAGTTctaattaaaaatgaaagaccTCCTTATATTCTTACCAAcatcattttcttatttaagatcaattttatttacaattcacTTACTGGTACAAGTTCTTATGTTCACTAATCTCACTCTCGACTGAACTGCTGTACTGAACTCGAATCAATATAgtcttgtttttaaatgatctGTGCCTTAAATCAAAATAACTCAGATCACTTATTTGAAACATTGCAGTACCATTATCAGGCTAACTAATTCTTTGTTTCAGCACTGAGATTAGCATGTTTTGAACATATGCTCCTAGATGTCAACATCTATTGGTGCTGAaagattaagaaatattttagcATACAATGTGCTTGCCTTTATATGTTTTGCCAGATTGTAGACATTTGCAGTTTATCAAGCTagaagatatatattttagcATACCAACATCATGTTTTGACCTACAAAATGTAGTTGTAATCTatccttaatttttttaattttttactttggctcaacaattttaaagtcaatttataaaaaaactcaaGATATACATCATTTAACCCTACCTTGAGTTGTCATTTTTAAGCAGGTtttgcaattatatttgtttcatagGGTGGAGATGGCATAGGTGATTGATATTCAGAGAATCATCTCTAGGATTTCAAATGTTCACAATCTTCAAGGTAAACATAAAGAACAAGAGAACATTGGTAATGGTCAAATGTTTAGGTTTTTTTTGGCCTATAGTCATTGTGAGCTAAACTTTATCATACTTTCCAATATTTTCATGAactattcttttcttttcttcatatttGATGGTGAAAATGGACAGCTGGACATACTGTAGCATTCACCCCGATACAGCAACCATTGGAAAACATCATGCATCACCAATAACCTTCTGTTCtttcattatataaattatcTTGCCTCATCACTTGTTTCTCCTCTGGAGCACTGGATATCACTCCCAGTTTtgggtggggtttgtgttgctcagtctagtTTACTATGTTATGTTTggtgaactattgtttgtccttttctcttttatttttttaaccatggcattttcagtttattttttacttaagagtttgaatttccctttggtatctttataacaaaaaaccatggtaataaagataaaattgagaatggaaatggggaatgtgtcaaagagacaacaacctgaccatagaacagacaacagcagagcTGCATGtgttgtcatatatatatatatatatagcctaGGATACCCCAATTTGTAATACAAAGTATAGAAAAACAGGAAGTGAGTGTCTGACagatttgaaaaaagtattcacACACAACTCATCACAGTATCATGCTGCTGACCAAATATgaagatttatgaaaataaaaatccttTAGTTCAGTAGTACCAGAGGGGATATAATAAATATCTCATGACTAAATATTCTGTTTAAGAATGTGATTACAATATTCACAAGGATAATTCTAAAATCTTTCAATCTggttaaaatcttaaataatagagagaaaaaaaatctttcacatattCACAACACCAATTGGTCTCCCTTAAAAACTAATTGCTGATGAAAAGTTGGTATAATTTTTATTCACTTTTAATTTCTACTTAATTTATCTTGTGAAATGCACTATGAATGTTGATATAATTGTTTGAATTATACGATGTAGTGATGCAGTGCCGAGACAAATGGTCCGTTGTCTGCATTCATAAAGTTATTTCCTggtcatttcattttttaattcaaattttcaattgaaaaattCTGACAAATGTGCAGAGAAAtcttaatttcatataattttgaattcaatTTAATATTCAATAGCAAGATATAATTATTGAGTGCATAATTGGGATAAAATGGAAAGTTTAACTGTCATTTCTAAATATTGGATACCAAATTTATTCTGtttaataaaagtacaaaaggATATCTGATTtgagatgtattttttttaatcaaaggGGAACAATCATAAATACCAGAAACTATAGGCTGAGCTTGGAATTCTGATAAAAAGTGTGGACACAAAGATGTGACtcacatttgatataagtggcTGCTTTATATTCAGTGGCAACTATAACATGAATTTTCAGGTAAAGGTATGTTAGTGTAAAATGAAGATGCCTTGCTTTGTATTAGATAGATGCTGATAAGATATTTGACATGTTTGCTTACAAGAAATGTTAAAGAGCTTGACTGTCGGACTCTGGAGCTGACTAATATATGCTCTTTCTTCTAAATACTGTACTTgacaatgaaacagtaaaaatgcAATATTAAAATTAGTACAACCTGGCTATGGTTTGAAACCCAAGACATGACAAGCTTCCATTTTGGTCAATGTTTACAACATAATTCATAAATTCAATAAGGTAACTACATATTGCTCATTTGGATCATTATCCTATTatgtgaaaattatattttcaaccCCTTTAGACTATTTTCTAATAACGTTTAGTTTTATCAAGTAACCCCAAGTTTTAGAAAAGTGTTCATTTTAGCTAAATGAAAGGAAATACCTTGGATGTTCACCAGATTCAATGCTGGTATCAATAATTGAAAAAACTGGAGAATTTTCATTAACCAATTGAACATTTAATGTGTATGAATCCAATATGGacgtaaatataaattatacatttcCCTTCAAAATCACATGATCAAACACATACTTCATGTGTATACACAACTTCCCAACAAAAAGTAAGTATCTATAGTACATTTGCTAAATGATGAACtcataaaaaggtaaaaaataagACTGTTATAAATTAGTAGTGAAAAAGTTACTAATCAAATATCAATAGGATAGTCTCTCCAAAATGCTTTTTTGGTGTGAAAAAATGGTCTTCATTTGAAACTTTTCCTAGCTTCTATATCAAGTCTATCCTATAGTTTTGCCACTAACTGTGTTCATGTTAAAACAGTTTATGTACAATTGAATTGTTAATCGTTTTGACATTAATTTTCTTCACTCTACATTGTGAGGTGTTCTTAAATTACATAAACTgttgtttaaatcaaattacTTTAACCCTTGCTGAAAAATTATCTTGACACCAGACAGATGAAAGATTGAATACTTTCActatgaaataaagtcattacaAAATGTTAAGGTCAAGAAAGTTGCTAATCATTTTAACCaacaaaactgtaaaaaaatatttaaaaaattacatgaTTTAAATGTCCTAATGAACGCTACATTATGTTCTTAATTTTCTTCACATAATAAGACAagtgtacaaatatatatatcatttatgtCAAAACTCtgattaatgaaatttaatgtaattaaaaccaATTTTGCCTATTGAGTAATAATATGACTTTAATTTCATGTATGCATACACTAATATACTCAAAGCACAAATTCTGTTCACAACATTGCAGCATAATATACTGAAAGCACAAATTCTGTTCCTTGTATGCAACATAAAACCCAAAGTTTAGAATTAATATTCTTCCCCCTCCTCTTCTCCTTCTTGATCAGCAGAATCAACACCAACTTCTTCATAATCTTTCTCTAGAGCAGCCAAGTCTTCCCTAGCCTCAGAAAACTCACCTTCCTCCATACCCTCTCCTACATACCAGTGAACGAAAGCTCTTTTGGCATACATCAAGTCAAATTTGTGATCAAGCCTCGCCCAAGCTTCAGCAATGGCAGTCGTGTTGCTCAACATACATACTGCTCTCTGTACCTTAGCCAAGTCACCTCCTGGTACAACAGTTGGTGGTTGGTAATTGATTCCAACCTTGAAACCAGTAGGACACCAATCAACAAACTGGATGGTTCTTTTGGTCTTTATTGTTGCGATGGCGGCATTGACATCTTTGGGGACTACATCACCCCTGTATAACATACAACAAGCCATGTACTTGCCATGGCGTGGGTCACACTTTACCATTTGATTGGCTGGTTCAAAACAAGCATTGGTAATCTCACCAACAGATAACTGTTCATGGTAAGCTTTTTCTGCAGAAATGACTGGTGCATATGTAGCTAGTGGGAAATGAATGCGGGGATATGGCACTAAGTTGGTCTGGAACTCAGTTAGGTCAACATTTAATGCACCATCAAATCTTAAAGAAGCAGTTATGGAACTGACAATCTGACCAATAAGTCGGTTTAAATTTGTGTAAGATGGTCTCTCTACATCTAAATTACGTCTGCATATGTCATAGATAGCCTCATTGTCAACCATAAAGGCACAGTCTGAGTGTTCAAGAGTTGTGTGAGTGGTCAAGATGGAGTTGTACGGCTCAACAACAGCAGTTGAAATTTGAGGAGCTGGATACACAGCAAATTCTAATTTAGATTTCTTTCCATAATCAACACTGAGACGTTCCATGAGCAGGGAAGTAAATCCTGATCCAGTGCCGCCACCAAAACTATGAAATATGAGGAAACCTTGTAAACCAGTACACTGATCTGCCAGTTTACGAATTTTGTCAAGTACCATGTCTACAATCTCTTTACCAATTGTGTAGTGACCTCTGGCATAGTTATTGGCAGCATCTTCTTTACCAGATACCAATTGTTCAGGATGAAAGAGTTGTCTGTATGTCCCTGTTCTTATCTCATCTGAAACAGATTTTATGAAAAGTAAAGAAGACAGGTTATAAAATAAGAATGTTTTCacagacatatacatgtagtgtaCCAACTTGTTATCGCACCTCTAATTTCACATCTGTAAAAGATTCcatttttcttaataatttgACAGATTTCATTGACAAGTACTCGTGTTAAATCTGTATCATTAGTAAGAAATGACATTAGCATGTGACTACATCAGTTAAGACATTTTTCTGAGTCCTCAAGGTGGTTTTACCTTCATCagaaaactttaatatttgaaaGGAATTATTAAATACTATGGCAACATTGGGAgttatatgattaaaaaaaaggacCAAACAATAATAATTCACCTGAGATCAACTTTGCATGGctcagtttttttaataagagAAGATGATCCCTCtaccacaactttttttttactttttaaaagtcAAGCAATACAAGCATGGTCAGgacaaaattatgtttgaacCAAAAAGTAGTAAATGAGTTTTCAGttaaaagggacataactcaatcTTTGTAGGAACATTGTTCTTGCAAGATgtttttttgaatatatattttctaaaaaccTTTAATCtagtaaaaaatattgtttttagtaGTCTCACTCAAAAAGTGGTGGTCTGAATGTACTGAGTCTACTACATTGTACTGACCAACATTTTGTAAGGATTCACacaattttggtatttttcaataaaaatgatagTAAGGATCAGCAGATTTTCTGTATAATAAATGACCATCAGAGGAATGAGATTCTGAGAACTCTTCTCTTTAACCATTTACTCCAACTGAAATTTTAGACCAGATACAATATAATTTCTGGCTTAAAATATCATTAAGCTATATAATGTATTTgatgaaaaagttgaaaaatgttacaagaatctataatttttcaaaataatattttttaaaatttcattagaAAAAACATACTGTAAATTTCTTCagtgtatatattattttgatttgaaaaaaaaaaaaaaatggaaaaaaaatgcaagattAATTATTTCGATTTTGGGAAAATTAACACACAATTATATGTAATTATAAGCAAGTTCATATTAATAAGGCTATTCATTCAGTCGTATTTTTcgcatttataaaaacattgtaacaattttgaatttacagtattctttttttaagtAGAGTGGGGCGCCCATATTTGCCGGGGGCacaattttgctgttttatgattttgaggtgtaaaaacttaGAAAGGATGGCTGAAATGGAAGACATATACCGGtaattgatattatataacaaatatgatatttttcaaaactgagACAAAATTGCTGCACCTACAGAAAATCACCTAAAAACGGACAACGATTTTCAGCCAATTTcctgaagaaaaaacacaaattcaaaGAAGTATTTCTTTTAAAGTAATCCTTTGACTGAATGCCCTAAATTTCAGTTCTTAAcacctttgaaatgtctgctattcatctataatgaaattgatttgatcAATGTTGTTTAAAGCTGCGGTTATTTGGTTTTTAATAGATGTGTAAAAATGGTGAATATATTGtcccccattgacaaaaaatcaggaaatatcaaacaccctttaatctaaCTTTCAGATGATTATATTCCaacaaacacgttttcaagcttaagaatattttgcatttgaagttatcttcatatagaaacatcagtatacttcaaaaacatttagacctgaacataaaatgtagaaaacatgaaaagatgtagcgaaaatgagcaccccactctatcAAACTGACTAAACAGAAAACTAAGTATAACCTACCAACAACTGTACATTCTAGGTCAACAAACACTGCTCTAGGCACATGTTTTCCCGCTCCAGTTTCACAGAAAAAAGTGTTGAAAGAGTCGTCTCCCCCTCCCACAGTTTTATCAGAGGGCATCTGACCATCAGGTTGAATACCATGCTCCAAACAATACAATTCCCAGCATGCATTTCCCATCTGGACTCCAGCCTGTCCTACATGCACACTGATGCATTCCctctgaaaaatgtacaattctCTTATTATGCAAGAGTGAACAAATAACTATGAACAATGATCTTTCTGAGTCTTGAATgtaataaatgttgaaaaagtgGATTATCTAGAAAGATAATTGTCCATAGTTAGGCACATGCAAATATAGACAAACTGTTTATCTATTAATGTATGTACAGGTATGAATGgcagaaaaatgtataaaattatcaGCTAATATTGTGCATAAACAAATTGTATGTGAATCTCCTGTTTGGACACAGCTTTTGGTCTCTATATTGTACATACAAAAAATagcaaatagcaaaatcaataaaatcaaacgGAAATCAGAAAATGCATGCATCTACTTCCAATATTTGCGAAATATAGTTTAGATGTGCCTTTTCTAATTCAGTTTTT is a genomic window of Mytilus trossulus isolate FHL-02 chromosome 1, PNRI_Mtr1.1.1.hap1, whole genome shotgun sequence containing:
- the LOC134718529 gene encoding tubulin alpha-1 chain-like is translated as MRECISVHVGQAGVQMGNACWELYCLEHGIQPDGQMPSDKTVGGGDDSFNTFFCETGAGKHVPRAVFVDLECTVVDEIRTGTYRQLFHPEQLVSGKEDAANNYARGHYTIGKEIVDMVLDKIRKLADQCTGLQGFLIFHSFGGGTGSGFTSLLMERLSVDYGKKSKLEFAVYPAPQISTAVVEPYNSILTTHTTLEHSDCAFMVDNEAIYDICRRNLDVERPSYTNLNRLIGQIVSSITASLRFDGALNVDLTEFQTNLVPYPRIHFPLATYAPVISAEKAYHEQLSVGEITNACFEPANQMVKCDPRHGKYMACCMLYRGDVVPKDVNAAIATIKTKRTIQFVDWCPTGFKVGINYQPPTVVPGGDLAKVQRAVCMLSNTTAIAEAWARLDHKFDLMYAKRAFVHWYVGEGMEEGEFSEAREDLAALEKDYEEVGVDSADQEGEEEGEEY